The following DNA comes from Anopheles coustani chromosome 2, idAnoCousDA_361_x.2, whole genome shotgun sequence.
tgttttcaatttccttcccGATTCAGCCAAGGGTTCATAGTGATCGTGATCGTCAAAAAGAAGTCTTGTTCGTACCGCAGTATGGTGAACATTGCTCGTGAATTGTGAATCGGATAATCGTCGGTTTTTCTTCCCGGACACCTAGTGAAAGGGGTACGGTGTGGGCAAGTGATTGAAGGTTTACTTAACCTGCGGAAGTTCCAAACGTcggcagtagcagcagcagtaccagtaaaaacaccagTGGTAATTGttcgtccaacggcacacgaCGTGATAAAACATGGTGAGTGGTTTCGAAATTCCCAATCTCCAGAGCTCCAGAGCTTGCACTAGCTTGGGTTTCCGTGTTCGAAGACTCCGAACTTCCAGCAGAAGAAGTTCAGCCATCCAGAAGGTTAGAGGTTAGCAGATGTAAAGTGATACGGAAGCAGAAGACTAAGGGCCACCTTTGGTCTCCCCTGTTCGTTGTGGTAGTTGTAGAAAGTACAAGATTGGCGATCGAAATTGTAAAGCGGTACATCGTTTGGCCGATCGGGACCTTTTCTGCATATCCCCGAAAAGATCGTTCCGATTCCGGCGAAAGTGCAAACGACTAGGTTAGCATAAGAAACCCAACATCTGGTAGCCCGATCTTTGCGCATTGCTTCTCCCTTCTACCATTATGCAATGGCGTTGGGGTGCTGCGAATGGGGCTCGCTTTCTTTGTGCCAAACGGTTCCGAAATGGATGGTGGCCCCGGGTTAAGGCTTCAGAGGAGCGCCGAACGCCTTTAGGACAATTGTTCTATTCGATGCGATGCGGAGTCCGCTGATCGCGTACCGTTGGAACGTGGATGAAATCGATCTCGATTCGGGTGTTTTGGGGTGATCAATGGCcgtggagggaaaaaatattacCACGCCCGACCGATGATGATATTTATGGTGTAGAGACacatatttttctctctccctggAAATACGCTGTACACCGCGCCGTAATGATGATTATGTGACGTGACGTCTGACCCGTTTCGGGGGCGGGCGCAGAAGTAACCCGAAGGTGCGCTTCGAGATTGGGCCACGATTGCAGCagactcgtcgtcgtcgtcgtcgtcgccgccaTTTCAAAGCGCCGGTGAAAGGGAAAACTCATCCCAGTCGGGCTCCCCCCATTTTCGCCCGATGGGATCGGACGCTCCGGGCGAATCTAATGTGCGTGAATGACCGTTTTTGGTTCGGATGCTGACCGGGAAACAAATTTTCCCATTAGATCACAGATCAGCTCGGCGAAGGGGAAAGGTTTGCGTTGCGGTTTGCGGCCATCTTCTTCTCCCGACGCACGCTCCCGTCTGAAGCTTTCCCTTCTGCACATCGTGTCTCTCGTGGGGGGAATCGGTGCGTTACTGGATGCATTTGTTGAAGTTCGTTTTGGTTTCGCTTCTGCGCGTCATCCGGCACGATGGTGTGATTTTGTGGTTTAGAAATGCATTTCATTTTCGGGGCAACCTCCGAACCCACAAACGACGGTATGCAGCCAGTGAGAGGTGCGGACGAAATCAAAGTTCCATCACCTTTTGTGATCGTTCTGCCCGTATAAATGCTCTCTTGTGTGGGTTTTATGAAAGGCAGTTACATAAACAATAGTTTGATGCATTCCCGAGCAACAATTTGACGGAGTGTTAATCTATTCGCTACAGCTGTACAAATTTCCATTACGCTCTAAAACGTCACAAATGTCAACGATGTGGATTTGGATAAATTAATGACGATGCTAATTGCTTTTGTTAATTGGGAACGGCAGCATGAGGctcgggttggaaaattggCCAAAATTGAGACCGCAATTTGGTCAATCCGATCTTCAGACAAGCAGCAGAAAATGATGCACAGCGCACTAATGGGCCACCATTTTTGTTTAATGCTCCAAACGGTGGTAATAACCGTTTTACAACTCAATCACAATTTATCATCTTACCCGTACCATCCTCTCGCTCTTGTTGTTTGACCAAGGCCAAATTTGCACCTTTCGTAATGTCCCGGTCCCGGACTGGCGCTCGCGTGGAATGTTATCGAGAAGGTGGGAGTATGCCGCTGGCGTCACCCGTTCATCACCCGGCGTAACGATTTAATTCATTCCGGTGCCAGAATCGATGCCGAAAAGTTGCTTTTTACGAAACCGAGCCCCGCACACAACAGATGGTAACCCAAAAATTTGGAAGACTGCAATCGCTCTTGGCTTGTGGTTGTTCTCGTTGTCGagttgctcttttttttttggtgtacCTCGGATTAACGGATGAGTTGTTTTTGACTCTAGCTTTttgggggtttgttttgcaagTTGGTAAAGGTCAACTGATTGGCAAAGATGCAGATGATGGAGCGTGCTGGACCGGGACGAGCGAGATAAGCGGATAATCCCACGATGTTCATGTCCACAGGAGCGGATCTGCCTTCGACGGGAAGTTCTTTGATGCCTAGCGGCTAATTGTGATGAAGATCGATTTGCGATTTCCTCTCCCGATAGGGCAAATAGCCCGAGTACCGATTGGAATCGGTTGGCAAAACCGGCACCTAACAGGACACTTAACAAGATGGCCCGGATTCAAATATCCGGTAGGGGAGGAGTGCATTATGCTGCGGCTCGGTGGATTACACAACATTGGAGGGCGGGTGGGATGGGTGTTCGCGAGCGGCCCGCGGGATGGTCATCATGTTGATGAGTTTAATCGTAACCGTTTTAGAAACCTACTTTCCACGCCGATCACGAATGGAGGATGAGGACGCAGTGGGAAGCTGTTTTGGCGAGCTTTTACTTTCGCACAGCAGCCACATCGGTGATGATCGGTCCGGGTGATATTGATTCGAGACGACCGTGcgagtcagtcagtcagtcagtatgtcagtcagtcagttaGTTAGTTAATCGATTGGCATCTTCCTTCGGGTAGGCTTAAGAAGGTGGGCTGTTCACATATACCTTGTGCTCCTCTTGTTACGAACTCCCTACTTCATCGGCCTTTGGAGACAATCTTTCAAACGGTCGTGTCAACGTACTGCCACTGTGCTGTCGTCTCTAGTATCTCTCTGAATCTTTGCGGAATAACTTTAACCTACGTGTTCCCCTCGTAAGTTCGGCGAAAGTTCATCCATTCGGGATACCACCAATGTAAACTGAAACTGGATAGTATAATATGGAGAAAAAACAATGAGTGAAGAAGATTCCCAAAGCCGCAGCAACACTCCAGGAAGGTGCCAGCGCCGATCGTTTCGATATGTTTGTTGTCTTTTGCATAATTTGTTAAAACTCGAACTCCCGGTGGTCGGCCGTTGATGGTGTCGTCTTCGGGAACCGGCGCCATTCGGTGAGTTTGAAGGATTGAAGATGACACGTTAATTGCGGTGAAAGGCATCTTCGCCTCGAAACAGGCCGGTTTGACCGCGCATCTTCTGCTTTTATTGGCGAAGATGCAATCTATGCTTACCGAAGAGGCACCGCTTCTGGATGCAGGTTCACGGAGAGCGAAAGTGGGTGAGTGTGTTGCGAATTTCGATTTTTCGCTACTATGGCTACTAAAGTGTCCACCATAGGTCAATGGTGTGCTTAGGCACGCATGGGAACAGTGTATGTTACGTCGTCCCTGAACCATATACCCTGTATAAGTTGACAGTTATTCTTTTTTACCTCTTGCAGATGTGGAAGCTTCTCATAATGGTAACGTGTCTGGCGGGCAGTGGCCTTGCCCGTCCGGACGTCTCGCACCTGCTGAAGAAGACGAGCGGTGACAAGCAGAAACGGCAGAACTTCATCAGCGCCTCCGCTAGCCTCGATGGGAACGGAGTGCTGTTGACCGAAATTAAGTCCGGTGACGCGGCAAACGTGGAGTCCTTGATACCGCAGATTACACTGCTGCCGCTGGAAGAGAACCAACCGTCACCGTTCCGGCGACTGGAGGATCGGTCGGGGTATGACTATCAGAAGCCCGACTTTCCGCTCGATGTCCATCCGGACTCGAACCTAGTCAGCCCCGTGTCCACGCAGGCACCGGAGTATCTTCCTCCGGAAGGAGGCGAGGAGTCATCGAATGTTGATAAAGTGGTACCACCGGGTGTTTCTTCGACAACGACAACCACAACACCCACTACTAGGACTCCAacgactacgacgacgacgacaacgacgacaacgacgacgaccactCCGGCTCCATCGACGTACGGCGTTTCCACCACTCAGCAAGAGTTCGACGACAGCGACGGGTACGGCTATAAGAAGCCGGAGGTAATGCTTCCGCTTAACATCAACGAAGTGATCGGTGAAGCAAGCGACATTAATCAACTTGCGACGACCACGGAACCAACGACGACCACAACGCCAAAGGCGTCCCTTGAGTATCTACCGCCAAAGCCACGACCGGAGTTGGTGGTTCCCAAGCAACCGAGTACCACCACGGGTCAACCACAGACTGAACCATCCACTTACCCGTCGAGCGTTAGCTCCACGACCCAGTACCAGCTGCCAACGGAACCACAAGCCTACCCGAAGCAACCAGAAGTATCGATCTATCCGGACGCCTCGGGATCGGTGTCGACCGTTGTGACGCAACAGACTTCCACCGAGTTGCCTTCCACGTCCGCACCGGAGTATCTACCTCCGGACGACAATGGGTTCCAGATTATCGTTAGAATTGACTCGGAGGGCAATGAGACGAGCACAACGACCGTAAGCAGTGCCAGTAGTACTACTACTTTCGTTCAATCCACGGAGCAAGCCACGACGCTGCTGCCAGCACTACCTGAAGCGGACAGTTTGGTGCAACAGGAGTTCGAGCAACAGCCATCCAGCACCCAGCAGGACGAACAGACAACAACCACGACGAACGCTTTCGTGAGCAGCACCACGCTTCTGACTGGAGAGTCGACGGGGACTCCCATCGATGAAACTTCCTCCATGATATCGCTGATCAACCAGCTTCAGGAGATGAACCAGATAGCGCCGCAGGCTGATTTCGTTCCGGAAGTACGACTTGCCGACGACGATGTTACAACGGTTACCTCTAGTGCGGCCCCATCCACTACCACAACGTTCTCGTCCACGTTTACTACCGCCGCCGTGACTTCACCGGCGACCGAGGAACCAACGGAGCGCAGTGCAACAGAAGCACCCACCACGGAAGCCCCACTGTCACTGGAGTCTAGACTCGGTTCCGAAGAGACGACAGATTTTTCCCTTCTAGATCTACTTTCCCCAACGACTACGTCCACGGTTGCTCCTGAACTCGTTGTCGTCCAGAATGACACGATCACGACGTACCATCCAACGTCCACGGGACAGACGGTGGACCAGACGACAGCCACAACCGCTGCCGCCGTCGAGTCGAGTGCGGACGAGTCGGAGATTCAGTCGAGGATAGCAGATCCCAACGATGGCTACAACTACGAGGCCCCGGAGAACGGTCTCGCGGTGCCATCTGCCGTCGCACCTTCCCATACGCTCGAGGCGGACGGGTATCACTACAAAGTTCCCTCGGTGCCGTTCCCTTAGCTCGAGATGCAGGGAAGCTCCGCAAGGTGAGAGCTTTCTCGATGGAAGAGACGCATTTTTCGAGGCAGGAGTTAAGCGAAGAAACTTCGATCCATCCATTTTTGATGTAAACAAAAAGTAGCTCTAAGTACTTGTCACCTATAACCACGACGCCATAGTGTCGCCACCCCTCATCATCGCAAACGAGCTGGATTTTCGGCCACATTGCCATTGTCTCACAGAATgtgtcacatttttttttccccaccatttgaaacatttcgaCCCCATTCCATTTTCCAGATAGGTTCCCCCGGCCCCCCGTCTCAGCTGCCTGTATGGCTATTTATTGCAGTGTATAgggtaataaaaacaaattcttcaaTGAATATTAATACACTTTGACGTTGTGCGCAGTATTCAAATGGTaccgaaaacgaacgaaccctTTCACCTTTTGctcaactttaaaaacattctggTACTGCGACACATTTCTTGGATGCCGTTAACTTCTATCAGCCTTGCGTACCATTCGGTAACACCTAAGCGTTAGTGGACCTATTTAGAAAAATTGTTGATTACCCTTTTATTATGCTCAAATTTTCCAAATGCCTATGGCATAGCTTTCGTGTTTGgctacattttgtttttttcccgaaTCGTGCGATTTTCTCttggttcttccaagcaatggCGGTGTTGTAACCCGTTAAGTGAACGCTTTGAAGTTTAAGTAAATATTGATTGTAAACACCGTTTCAATTTCACTCAGATCAAGGTTCGACGAGCACCATTGTGTTCCGACGCAATCCGAACTGAAGATAGTCAAATCTGCGTTCGGTTGTAAATGTGGCGCTTGTTAGCATCAAGCAGTATTTGCAACGTTCCCGTGGTCGTTTAATGATTTATCATCATTTGTGCGACCCAAATGACCCAGTTCCGATTGCCCGCGCGTTGATCCAATGGGGCATAGTTCGGTCAGTTTGGACCGAACTTACACTATTCCTGCAACCTCCAACAGCCTTCACCGAGTTCATTGGGGGAACCCCAAGCCTCTCGAGCAGGCAGCCAGCACAAACATTGCGACGCACCGCGCGGAGCCCTTATCAAAACATGCTTCTTCCAAATGTTTAGCGCCTATTCATTCGCCGAGCCATTCGGACGCAAAGTAGCGAACCgagcgatcgcgatcgcgcaACACTTTGATCCCGCACCGCTGACGGCTAGAGCGTGGCAATCGGTTTTTGGGAAGCATAACAACTCGGGCGGTGCACCCAATCGTCCAATTAAGTCTAAACAGCGCTGCCTCTCGCCAAGTACTTTTTTCCGTAGCGAACGAATTCAAACTTTTTGGGTAAAACCTTCAACCAAgtaccatccatccatccatccatccatccatccacgtCGGCCCAGGCCGCGCTAGCCACAAAGCAACATAAACTGGGGATGCATTGGACGAGCGTTCACGAAAAACCACGAAAAACTGATTCGTTTTTTCCCTCTGCACATCATCTACCGCCCTCTGCTCGGGGGGTTTTTCTATGCTCCAACATTCCTAGACCGAGCAGTCCCGATCAGGCAGGTTAGGTGGACAATGAGCTTAGTTGAGATGAAAatggggaggaaaataaaaatgcccgATTTCCTCACCAGCGATCAGCATTCTCACAGTTTATTCGGGGATGgggttttcggtttgtttctttcacaTTTGATTCCTCGGCTTATCGCGGAAAAGCGCTGGTCGGTTTCCTCACAATCGTTTTTCTTAATTGCATTTTACCAAAAATGTTGTTCAAACCCAGTGCAAAGGCCCAGATCCTACTCCTGTAGCTCCGGTAGCTCATTATCGGTTGGTTTGACTGAATGCATGGGAGCAGAAGACGGTaggaaaggaggaaaatgaaacgcGGTGCAAGCCTCTGTGAGATTAGATACTCCGGTGATCTGGAGGAATGTGATGCCTCTGGGCTTCGTGACCGTGGCCCGTACTGTTTAGGTGCAATTGGTTCAGTGGAGTTCAGTAGTACACAGAAATGGAGCTGATGACGAGGTGCATCGGTGTTGCACAAGCCACGCACAACCGTTGGTAGAGGATAGGGCAATATCTtggcaggaaaaacaacacgcaAATGATTTCGGTTTAACGTCTTTCGGTTCTCTCGTTTAGTGATGGCCCGTTTCAAACCGTGCACAAGTACATGTGCCATCAGGAGCTTTGCTTTTCGTGTTGGCTAATGGCAGTGGGAGGCCAATTTACACCTTATCTTAATTAGGGTTGAGCGGATCGTTTCAGGCAGCACCACGTGCGCACCATTTAATGAACCAATTGCCGGTTTTTTGCCTCAGTATTAGCTCTGCAAACTTGCCTTGCCCATGTACCTTTGGGGTGTAGGTTTCACCCTTCATAGGCCGCTCAGGATCAAACGATCATGTTTGGTGATTATTCCAGACCAAACAGATTACTCTATCGATCTTCCCTTTGGTACAAAGGGTAGGTAAAAAGATGAGCTGGCACGTATCGTTTAGGAGTAGACCTCTTCTAAGGTTCCCCGCCAGACGACATTACATAACAGCACGTCGAAGCATCGTAATCGAGCGCAAATCCTCTCGACATGCGGTTTATTTCGCCTTGCCCGTACCTCTATGTTGGGGATCCTCTTGGCTGTGGACCAATTGTGCTTTCAGCTAACCATTTGGACCCTTCATAAATCTTGTCAAATCGCTTTCGGTGAAGCTCCACTAACGTTTATTGTATACGGTGCTCGTTCTCCTTTCATCCCATACTCTCGGTCATATTTACATCTTCGCCAGCGTTCGAgtggttttgaatgaaaatgcggTACACCACTGAAGAGAGAAGACCATCCTCCGTCGGTGGTGATTAGGATAAAGTCGTTGATgggtgtcgtcgtcgtcgtcgcttcATCTTTGCTGAAAGATAACCAAAGGCACTAAGCGGGCCCGGGAGGTACTATGGAAAATGCGTGTGAAAACATCGAGAACCGTATAACCGTCTATCTATGGAGGTGGGAGATGTCTGAGGGAAAGTTACAAACAGGTCTATCGAGCATCGAGTGGTCGGACCCCACAGGAGGAGTTGCATCGTGCTAAGTATTTATTGATTAAGTTGTCCAGTTGATCGGGGAGTCGTCGGAGGAGTTCATCAAGCGAGTGCAGCGATCTTTAACCCACCTCAAGAGATACTCTCGGTTGGCTCATTATGGAAAATTACCTTtcaggagggggagggaactTCTGGGCATTCCCATACATTCCGCCGTTAATCAGTAAAAGCAAATATCAGATGGCGCCAGTAAAGCGTAGTATTATTcgtgtatttttgtatttccCATTTTGCGTTATGTACTCATGTTAATGATATGTTAGTTGAACGTGATTATTTAAATgtcaataaaacgaaaaaatctcACATTTGAGTCTGTGTTTCGCATTTTCTTCAACCTTCGTCGACGGAAGCCGAAAGGGTGCCCGGGGTGGCGCGAGCCACCGATGTTTACACGATCGTGCACAAATTTCCCGTATTGCATCACACCCACCGCGATGTGGAGAGGTTTTATATCGCGTCCACCTGCTCGATGAGTTTGAGTTTTCCCTCCCTAGTCGCGGTCGTTTCGAGTATGCAGAAGTGTTAAACATTTGACTCCTTTCACAAATATTCACGAGCTCAAATGGCACCAAatcggtgtgtttgtttggattGAAGTTCGCGCTGTTGTTTTCGCTGgctttctttctccttccTTCGGTTGGCCCGCAGCATCCAAGCAGGAAGCATCGACCGAAGCGAGTGTTTTCTTTCGTATCACGCGAGCTCCTTAAGGCACGATTTGACAAGATGGTTGGTACCACGAAGATGGTGACGATAGCGTTGGCGACAATACCGTTTCGTTGGACGGTAACCACCACGGGCTGCTACCGGAGTTTGTTGATGgggaaaatatggaaaattcCTCACGTTTGGAGCGTTTcagcgagagagaaaaatcgTGCCAGTAGCGAAATGAACAATTCCCCCAGGGGGCATTGAGGTGGAGGACCAATTATCGACTGAATGTACGTAGATTTGTATCGAAAATTATCGTGTGATCAATcattaaatgattttattatatAAATGCTTTTGTTATTAAACAGTCTCAACAATGGATGTTTTGTTGCAAGGTTTCCAAAAGGCGTTGTTATTATAACGAAAGTTTCGCAATATCCCACTAGAACCTGAATTCAT
Coding sequences within:
- the LOC131265284 gene encoding mucin-2-like; amino-acid sequence: MVCLGTHGNSMWKLLIMVTCLAGSGLARPDVSHLLKKTSGDKQKRQNFISASASLDGNGVLLTEIKSGDAANVESLIPQITLLPLEENQPSPFRRLEDRSGYDYQKPDFPLDVHPDSNLVSPVSTQAPEYLPPEGGEESSNVDKVVPPGVSSTTTTTTPTTRTPTTTTTTTTTTTTTTTPAPSTYGVSTTQQEFDDSDGYGYKKPEVMLPLNINEVIGEASDINQLATTTEPTTTTTPKASLEYLPPKPRPELVVPKQPSTTTGQPQTEPSTYPSSVSSTTQYQLPTEPQAYPKQPEVSIYPDASGSVSTVVTQQTSTELPSTSAPEYLPPDDNGFQIIVRIDSEGNETSTTTVSSASSTTTFVQSTEQATTLLPALPEADSLVQQEFEQQPSSTQQDEQTTTTTNAFVSSTTLLTGESTGTPIDETSSMISLINQLQEMNQIAPQADFVPEVRLADDDVTTVTSSAAPSTTTTFSSTFTTAAVTSPATEEPTERSATEAPTTEAPLSLESRLGSEETTDFSLLDLLSPTTTSTVAPELVVVQNDTITTYHPTSTGQTVDQTTATTAAAVESSADESEIQSRIADPNDGYNYEAPENGLAVPSAVAPSHTLEADGYHYKVPSVPFP